A section of the Phaseolus vulgaris cultivar G19833 chromosome 8, P. vulgaris v2.0, whole genome shotgun sequence genome encodes:
- the LOC137824681 gene encoding uncharacterized protein: protein MLGKGKLAELSAIARSHKLAAGSQTVPNSVVEIAVAQGKTPPRGATSSGVLPAPQRKKLILRKPKRKTPQVVQEDEEDEETTEDGLVTKRTRVAPSSPPALPTPTPPSPPAPAPPSPPTPTQPVQATPLAVAPPAVECSDPNFIENPPSASTPFVSAGEGPPSTTSIAGAAPGGDEGAHNSPILITESPTSPPRQEAPLALQTQEGGGESQHQAPSAPPTTTANLPSSIEEILGPFTAKLKMMAEDLPSIVSKAVKDSHKKLQDENSTLQEANRLIRMEAEKLSCNLMVAEIDHSRLEDAMSAKLRGARKEASDLRQKLHLQAQEKIELENREVLLGKVEKERDDTKAELVKTQEENTKIAAELAQVQEENKKAAEELARAREETEGLKKQNDELKKQAQELEQSSAQVLSAGFDAALEQVSCQYPELDLSMV from the exons ATGTTGGGAAAAGGCAAACTGGCTGAACTAAGTGCGATCGCCCGATCTCACAAGttggcggcgggctcccaaaccgtgcccaactcggtggtggagatcgccgttgcTCAGGGAAAAACTCCCCCCCGAGGTGCAACCTCTTCCGGGGTACTACCCGCCCCTCAACGAAAAAAACTGATCTTGAGGAAGCCAAAAAGAAAAACTCCCCAAGTGGTACAAGAGGATGAAGAGGATGAAGAGaccaccgaggatggcctcgttactaAGAGGACGAGGGTGGCTCCCTCTTCGCCACCTGCACTCCCAACCCCAACACCGCCTTCACCCCCAGCTCCAGcaccgccctcacctccaactccaacacaaccagtccaagcaacacctTTGGCTGTCGCACCCCCCGCGGTTGAATGCAGCGACCCCAAtttcatagagaaccctccaagcgcctccacgccgttcgtatctgcaggagagggtcctccttcaaccacctctatTGCTGGGGCTGCACCAGGTGGagatgagggtgctcacaactctccAATACTCATAACCGAATCTcccacttcaccaccacgccaagaagccccccttgctctacagactcaagagggtggtggtgaaagtcagcaccaagctCCTTCAGCACCTCCAACAACAACTGCAAACCTCCCATCCTCCATCGAAGAGATCTTGGGGCCTTTCACCGCTAAgctaaagatgatggcagaggatctccCCTCTATTGTATCGAAGGCTGTGAAGGACTCCCACAAGAAACTCCAAGATGAAAACTCAACACTCCAGGAGGCAAACCGCTTGATAAGGATGGAGGCGGAAAAACTCTCTTGCAATCTGATGGTGGCAGAGATCGACCATTCAAGATTGGAGGATGCCATGAGCGCTAAGCTAAGGGgcgcgcgcaaggaggcctctgatctgcgccaaaaactgcacctccaggctcaagagaaaatcgagctggaga atcgggaggtccttcttgggaaggtcgagaaggagagggacgacaccaAGGCTGAGCTCGTCAAAACTCAAGAGGAAAATACAaagattgctgcagagctggcccaggttCAGGAGGAAAACAAAAAGGCTGCTGAAGAGCTTGCTCGGGCTCGTGAAGAAACTGAAGGGCTGAAGAAGCAAAACgacgagctgaagaaacaagctcaagagctcgagcaaagctccgcccaagtcctttccgccgggttcgacgccgctTTGGAGCAAGTCTCGTGCCAATATCCCGAGCTCGATCTCTCCATGGTGTGA